The following is a genomic window from Papilio machaon chromosome 7, ilPapMach1.1, whole genome shotgun sequence.
AAGGGCCCCCGATCGGCTCGAaattagtcggtgccgacattGGACATATGTACGttagtgttttagccgtttcctattttagttaatgaaaatatctcGCGAAAGTTGTGAATAATTAAAGTTGacgatttttactttttaatgttaaaatctaCCTACGACCCTAGttaacaaaatgcactaaacataaatacatatttacagatgtaaacgtgtttttttgttaaagtaaaaGGGCGTATGTGGTCTATTTTCATACATGGTTgtaactttgagagcctctcctgtaaagttgtcaatttgcacattgacccttatttgtaggagccatcgatctGTTCGGATCCGAAATACCACGAcaatagaagacaggcgtcaagtagaagtaattccgcgtacaaTCAGATGAATATGGTaccggagacctaattttactCTCATCTCCCTTCCCATTGTTtctttataaggaaaggataaggaaggggaaataccctctttctgtacgtcctctcctccgtcgattgacgataggcaacgcatctgtatttacgaatgtctatgagcagcCCCTTCGCTATTCcggcgaattcagatggccgctTACTCGTTTGCTACTTTTGTAAATTCGTGTCCTGCTTAACAAAGGACTCTGAGTGCggtaataactttaattgcTGGTTAATGGTGTTTATTTATAGCATATTTACCCTCAGCAGAAATCCAGCGGCCAAACGACCGGAATAATCACCACAGttgaatatcaaataattcaCAACgggaacaaagaaaatatctgaaaaaatGACAGAAATCTCCATTATTTGTCAATTAGAAAAAGGTTAACGTCTTTATAGAGGTTGTCAGAagctaattttagtcctcttttccttcctatccttttcttattaggaaaggatgggtaGGAGAAGTAGATTTGGTGAAAAAGGAGATGCATAGGTAggggaaatattatttctgtgcgtccctttctccgttgattaaaacTAAGCAAATAATCTCCATTTCCGGATGTATATGAGTAACGTTCGCTTCCCTATTTAGGCGTATTTATGTGACTTAAAAATACTAGAAAAGATGTATACCACtgtaataaaaagataaatataaaaaacacttaCTATTCCAATCAGTTCCTTTAGTAACGGGATGAGATTCGACCAGTACAGTAACAGCTGGATACACAGCCATACTGATCGCGAACACGGCAAATATACTGAACGCGTACACCCATATCTTCTTCATTATCACAACAATAGACACATCTCTATGTCTATTAGACGCCATACCATTACCACGTAAAATATGATAAGTAAAGAAATCTATCTTGTATAATAAAGCATAAGAAATCATAGATATTATAACAACTATATCTgctattatgaaataaatcaatGCACTATGTAATGGGGATATTTTGAAAGCTAGAGATATAATTTGTGCAATGGCGGCTATAATTCCACCTAAAGATTGTCCGGCGACAACCGCAGCCATATATTCCTTAGAGAATTTACTGGCAATACCAACTATACCACCAGTAAATACTGCGCTCGCAgctgtaacaaatattatattattaaatcattctaatattataaactagctgtcacacgcgactccgtccgcgcggacttaaaaaaaagtaacctgtgtgttccagactatgttctacatctgtgccaaatttcatcaaaatctgttgaaccgttacgtccttctaacaaacatccatccatctaaactttcgcatttataataatagtaaaaagtaaaatacgaaggtttagatgtatggatggatgtttgctagTATAGGTATCTCGAGGACGGAttaacagatctcgatgaaatttgacatgtatgtagaaaatagtctggaagaacacatagggttaTTACccttacgtttttttttaattccgcgcggacgtagtcgcaggctaaactacatatataaaaacatctattattctacatctatttcTGCATAACTTAAATTATGAGTAGACATGACCCAGATATTTGTGTACAGGTCAGTTGAATCATGCTCTTATCTCTACTTGTTTACTGCGATGAGTAAACATTGAACACAATTTCCTTTATATCACTctttagtatatattattttattaataatcaatcttattgattttaataaagaaaaaactgcaGACTAGTCCCTCTTTCCATATCTCAtagatataacaaaaatatgactTGAAGATTATACTCTCCCTTAACCATTAAAGTCAACTTCCGCAACATGTAAAtacttgttattattatttgttttttaattttttattgatttttcttgtagttattttgtaagtaGTTTTCTATGGGACTGACATGATCATAAAAACCAAAGTCcctaaaaaataatgaaaaaaaaactgttccgCAACCTTCTAACTTATTACCTAGGGGCATCGGACTTTTATTAGCTATTTTAAGATGGCTGTTGATTTATCatcaaattgtattaaaaataatggaatATATAACTCACCAGTCATAATAACAACTGTCACAATTGTGATGATAAAGAATGTGCTCTGCCATTCATCGGAGTCAACTTGTACCAGTGCAGTGGTGAACAGGAAGGTCAAGGTCACCACTACTAGAGATCCTTGCAGTCTAGTCTTCAACGGTACCCTAtaattcacaaaattttaaataaatatttgagtatataatttgaaatcatAACTTTCTATTGCAAAAACAACTCTACAAAAATAGttctctattaaaaaaaaccattaatttttttagttggCCGTCTCAGGTATTGTTGGATGGATGAGGTGGGTAAAGATCTCTGGAAGCTACAGGTCGGGGACTGGGTGTGGACGGCGTGGGATTGAAGAAAGTGGAGATTTTTGTTGTTGGAGGCCAAGACCCACTTCGGGTCACTGCATCaccctagttagttagttttattttttgaaaaaacagacaTCAGAGAGAATAAAgtggtttttttaaacaaatcagTGTTTAGAATACTGCAATAACAAtcattaagtatttattatctattgtTTCATATatacgaaaaaataataattttaaacaagcgAGAACAgtttgaaattgaaaagatTCTTTAGCCATTAGACAGTCATATACTTACAAATGTCCATACAAAGAGTTAAGAACAAGGAAGATCAAGTTGGGTATAGCGGTGGCTACATTGAGGTAGGATGTGAATTCAGCTTGGAATTGAGTCTTGCGCACAAACATTGTCACATTGTTGGGTGTCACATCTCGGAACTTGTACATCCAGTActgaaaacatattgaaaattaagacaatatgtacagataaatatataatatctgTTACTTTGCACTCAGAGTCttaaggtttatttaaaagataatttagtgTAAGTTTTTCATAGTTAATCTAATGACTCTTGTAGTGGCCACTTAACAAATGAGTATGGCAGTTAGAGTATTTCACAAGTTTCTAATGTCATGAGCTTAAGCATTTTTAAAAAGCACTGTTGATACAAATCCATTATGCAAGTTGATCCACaacctaaattttaattcactatgaaaaaatataaaagttgagTGATTAATTCTGTGTCCCATCTCTTTGGCAAACAAGGAGTTTGCATTCTGCCAAAGAGGTGGCATATTGGCCACTAATACCTTTGCcttttatattagaaaaatataggTAAAAGATAGTAATGGCACGGGAAGTTTACAACATGATATAGTTGTGAATAGAGTTTTAtggaatatttaatgtaaatatgtataaagttTTAGAATAAGTGatttaaacaacaaataaaaaggaTTTTTGTCTGCCGTGCtgctttattcaatttatacaatCTTTATATAAGCcgtctaatttaatttatactagaatttattaaatcaaaccTTGATAATAACCAAAGATAGttactattatattaatagtaatgtaataataatgaaaatgcaAATTCGCCTTGACATCAAATAGTTAAAGGTTAATAAGTGACCTAGATGTATTATATTTGCTatgaagtattttattaaatttgatacaaaatcttattatatttcttgtttatggCTATTCCTTAATATAATGTGCCAGTGtcgtgtttgtttttttatgaatacaaaCTTAGGCTTCATTTTTTAATGagtcaaattgttttaaattaaggcTGTTAGTTTTACCgtctattcatttttaattcagttctTAATGTCAATACCCGAATGAGcatttgacatttaatttgaCTTCTACGTTAGTCCTTTAAACCTGTTTTACTACAGTGAATTTTTTCGTTTTTCCATAAGACAAAAAACATCATAGActtgaattaaatgttttgtgcAATAACTTACTTTGGGAACAATGTTTTTTGTCTATTTGGCTGGGCAATGTAAATGTGATGGTTATTATTGCTTTTTGAGCTGCAGCTCAATGGTTTAAACTTATATGAGCTGATATTTTGAACCAGTTCAGAGCTGAACTACACTTGTCtagaaaactaatttttaagaCTTTCAAGCTTATTTCAATACcaggaaataaataacaataactaaGTAATTATGATTCATCGTCTTATTTGTAAGAacgtattcatttttttataattataatgaagtattattttattaattaattaatgtactatttaattagcatgaattacaataattacttaCGTCGTTTGCAGTTATAAGGAAATTCCATGGCACAAGCGATGTGATGCCGAAAAGATAGAAAAGTATGTAAACAAGTCTATATCTATCGGTCGGTTGTTCCTCACTATTCAATACTTTTGTAGAGCAAGAATCCGTCACAAGTTCCCTTTCTTCTGAATCATCAATGACCTCCTCTTCGTTTTCCATAGTCTCAATCTCGTCATTGTTTATCGAGCCTGTAGCATCCATGGTGATTTTTCTACTTTCAActtacaacaaaaattaatacaagttaCAAAGGAGAATAGTAACTTGATATTTGTTGTCCCCGCGATTTTAAATACTCCAATTTTAAgacaacatttaattttaaacttatatattttgatcCATTCTGTAGACGTGAATATGtaacttacataaatatttttatatcttaatttttaatttatacataacaCTGCCTTTGCCTTTGTCAACTTGTCAACTGctgtcaataaaatattcatcatACATCCATAGAGTACCAACCAACAAAGTAATTTGATGaggaataaaattgtattgccATCTTTTGCATTCGTATGAGAGTGTGTATATTGCGATCTCGATCACACACAGCTCCTTGGGTCTTAATTTGTCGTGATaccaatattgtaatattattaatgttgccTGGATATCAGTTTCCTTTACCCCGTGTAAATATTTCTCGTTATAACTAAATAAGGTCTTACTTGTAGTTTGATGAATTGATAATTTGAAGCTCAGCAGTCTTTcaaaatttacaaacttttGTCATCTAGACATAGAATTTTTCCAgatgaatcttactaatattataaatgcgtatgtttggatggatagaatgatgtttgttataaggcatcttcagaacggctgcatgtcGTTGAAATTCGGTatagatgtataacatagcTTGGAAGAATAagtaggctactaattaagtttttataatgccacgcggatggagtcgcgagcgacagctattggtaaataaaacaacaacgtttattaaagtattaaaattttaataactttcttgattaaaattaatgttttgtctcacatttgtacaatgtaacaattaaagcataaacaaacttttcttaatatttataaatatttctttgtttttaatgctAAAATGCATgtgatgtaatttatttattaaataaaaggtgGCATTAAAAccaaatgtaaaagaaatcagtatatgacaaaaataaagtatattaatatatatatttctttatatatttcatttaacctAAGGACGGACACATTACATGGACTTAGtactatactttttaaaattatttagcttAACTCTATCTCAAACTAAATATCCacctaaatgtaaattttacgcTACTTTAgtgttgttttgattttttaagaagcaaatattttccaaaatttggaaaataaaacataaaatcctTCAATTCATAATTGcttcaaaaaaaagaaaatatattattttacttaaatgagATCTTGCTTTTTTCCTATAAATACATTGTGTAACTTTTCTGTGTTGCAATTAATTGCAGAAGCAAGATTTGGTAAGAACGTTAgcgatatttaaaatagaagatatttgaaatatataaatgcaaaaattatatatttttagcaaTGGATACTAAATGAagctaaatatataaatgcaatagaacattatattacgtgaaaaatattttcagtctTTTCTTTGCTTCTTTAACATTGATATCTTTCGCCCCAACAACTATGCGTTCCAAgatacttaattagtaactaGTATTTCTAAACGAAGacatatgtaataaaacttctacCTTTGACAACTTTCCAATcatgattaaatttatacatatttacattttcccACAATTGTTGGAGATAATAGTTTATAGCAACATTGATCACTCAATAGTTTTCGCGGCAAACTTAATACGTACTTACGTTGTAATTGGTACAATTACTCTAAcgatttaattgatattaattatttttgaataaggCCCCTTTGTGATGTTAATTGCACtttattatgattatattacaaatttatttattttagtctattttgcaattattttttaacgatcaaatataagtaataatatttaattgcattgtatgaaacatttttttagtgCTAATCTAATGttgccatataaaaaaaatactactacATGGCTGTTTCCAATGGTTGGCTGTAAGATCGGCTATCTTCAGTCATTGGTGTAGGTGTCGTTTCATCGAAGTCGAAATTAGTTTCGAGTAGTGCTTCAGACTTGGACCTGGAGTGCAGGTCTGATGGGTATGTGTTCGAGGAGTTTGGGCTGGAGTCGTAACTTGCGAGAGCCTCTGATTGTGAGTCGTAGTACTGAGGTTGTGGAGTCGACGCGATTGTATCGTCGTAGAACTGCTGCTGATCTGTTGATATGGATAGTTATTTAGGgagggtttccactgccggaATATGTTGTACTTATTATTGTGTAGTAGGTGGgtgttaattttgaaagtgaaatttaaaatactatataaagtaaatgtaattacaaattatacatcACCCTCCCGACCCACATCAATGCCCCCCCATTTTTTCTAGGCCCCATAATGCCCCCAAGGGGGTGTTATCGttgaaaaattatgaatgaaattaaaataaaattgaaataaaaaatacctgGTGTATCTATCCTCTGTCCAAATGTGGTAGTAGGTACGGCACCTGCTTGAGGTTGCTCCGGCATTTTAGACCTTAACTCCATTAGAAAAGATAGCTTTGGCTGTGCACCATAGTTAGGGGTCCCGTACGGACCATATATCTTTCCATCTTTTTCTAACTCTCGTTTTAAAGTTGAAGGATCAGTATTTAAAGGTCTCAAAGGTAACGTATCCGATGTGAAATATTGAGAGTCGTTATTCGGTGATAAACTTTCATCATCAGGTGATGTAAGTCCACCTGGGTGATGAATTATTGGTAATTCTTCTGTTGTAGCACTTATTGGGGTTTCTAATGTACcggaattttctttataacctTCATTTCGGTACCCCAAGTTGTATGGTCTGGTTGTTTCTGGTACGGAGTATTCTGGAGATGgttttttattgaatgtaCTGTGTTTTAGTTGTATGACATTGCTGGGGTTGTGTGCTTCATAGATATCGAAGCTTTGATTGTCTTCTATGGAAGAATTAAATTGACTCTTTTCCATAGATTCCATGGAAGTTGTTGAAGCAAGTATCTTGCGATAGTCCGAGCCCTTTGTCAATGTGTCAGTTGAACGTGTACTCTATAATAGacaaatggttttttttatttttatatctaggttttttttatacatttagagTATATCGTaattgttaagtaaaaattgaTGAGAtttgaaagaatttaaattcttaaaatctgttttgtttaatcttactaacataataaatgcgattgatttatggatggatggatggatgtttgttagaaagtatctccggaacaactcaatagatcttgatgaaatttggcatagatgtagaacatagtgtataagaacacatagactacttattatgtttgtttttttaattccgcacgggcgaaagctagtaataaataaagtatttttaaattgtagtaCAAAGTTTTCTTAATATATGTTTGTAATGGTCAACatcttttaaaatcttacCATTTGTGCATGTTTTCTTCTGTATGTATTATCAGGGAAGCCGCCATTAATGCTGCCGATAGACCGAACTGAATGCAAAGATTGACGTATTGAGTTCCGCCGCTCCAAACGTTGCAAATGTCTGTAAAGTTAATATATTcctataattttactaatcttataaatacgaatgtttagatggatggatagatgaataaatgtttggcatacatgtagaacatagtctggaagaacacataggctacttattaaggtttttttaatgccgcgcggatagagtcgagcacgacagctagtatgtaaataaacactaAACTATGagaattataatgaaaattgtaaGAATAATTTCACAGCCAGTATCTTAAGTTATTAGGCCTTACGCTGAGAAAACCATCTGTATTTTTGGCTAATAATTAAAGATCAAAAATGTCAACAATTAGTAAATTGAATGTGGtgattgagaaaaaaaaaatcatgtttcgCGAACGCAATGTATTTGCGTTATTTAtaacgaattttttttttgtctttttcataGGAGAAGggagcaaacgagcaacggaccgcctaaagttatttgatccgacgcccatgggcatccgcaacgccagaggaatcgcagatgcgttgccggcctttaaggaaggtCTTTTTGTCTATCTGTCTGTTGTCCATAAGTCTGCGTCTGTTCCTGGTTATCTCTGTAAAGGCTTAGCCTAATTTGAAAGGAAGATAACTGATGCGAGTATATTAAAGACTAAGACAAAATCTCTGGCAACTGCTATAAAGAATAATGTTGTAACTGACCTGTGTTTCGATTTGGAGTACCAACAGATGAGAGCAGCACCCACCAGCACCACAGCAGCCAACAGAACTCCGATGAACGCCACAGCCAGCGTATCCCCCCGCCATGATAGTGGGTCAATTGATATCTTTGGATCTGTTCATTTGATGTGataaaattcattgaaattgTCACTTGAAATCACTTAAAAAGTACAGATTCAtgcaatattttgaaaattaatatagaaatatacaaaaattacaatcggactaaaacaaaactaaaaaaaattgggcaaaaaatcacaaaaaaaaattgggcaaaaaatcacaaaaaattgggtaaaaaatatcaaaaaagttAACTCTGTCGTAAGTATTGCGTTATTGTTAGTAACTCAACTAAATATAGcgtagtataataaaaaaaaacgtagtaaatttttttactattaatatgaattaaaaagtaaacaatgttatttCGATTGTACGTAATTTTAACTCACCAATTTCACATATAAATGCATTTTTCTGATAACAATCTGTTATCTCTATTGCTGAGAAGGCGAATGATGTGCATTGCGTTACGTAATCAATGTGATTGACCCACACGCGGTCTCCATACTGGAACCATTGGCTCTGACGCCGGATGAACTCGTACAATGCCTCGTAGTTACCACTCACGTATGGCATTGAAGCGTTATCAGACtagggataaaaaaaatatttataactagctatcgcaTGCGATtttgtctgcgcggaattaaaaaaatatatataactagcttttacccgcgacttcgtccgcgcggaatgaaaaataaaaaacggggtaaaaattatcctatgtccgtttcctggttctaagctacctgtccaccaattttcagtcaaat
Proteins encoded in this region:
- the LOC106710013 gene encoding equilibrative nucleoside transporter 3, giving the protein MDATGSINNDEIETMENEEEVIDDSEERELVTDSCSTKVLNSEEQPTDRYRLVYILFYLFGITSLVPWNFLITANDYWMYKFRDVTPNNVTMFVRKTQFQAEFTSYLNVATAIPNLIFLVLNSLYGHLVPLKTRLQGSLVVVTLTFLFTTALVQVDSDEWQSTFFIITIVTVVIMTAASAVFTGGIVGIASKFSKEYMAAVVAGQSLGGIIAAIAQIISLAFKISPLHSALIYFIIADIVVIISMISYALLYKIDFFTYHILRGNGMASNRHRDVSIVVIMKKIWVYAFSIFAVFAISMAVYPAVTVLVESHPVTKGTDWNNIFFVPVVNYLIFNCGDYSGRLAAGFLLRPTNQWLIAVASVLRVIGVPMLMLCNAQPRKHLPVLFLWDYEYIIIMILFAFSNGYLTNIVMINATRVVDIHEREKASSVIATMLCVGLTVGAAIGMLLVRLL